The nucleotide sequence AGTAGTCGCAGTAGGAGTTGGTTACGTCTCCTTTAGCGACGGAGGTGTAAAGCACTGCCAGGGGTTGCCTGCGCCGATCGCCTTCGCCTGCCGTCATTGCTGCCCGGCTCTGCTCAACAGGCAAATTACCGGTGTTGCCTCCTTCAAATGCCTGAATGTCATAGACGCGCACGCCCATAACAAAATTTACGGGAAGATTGGAGCCTGGTCTGAGCCGACCAGGGCTGCGGTAGACCTGGACAGCTAGGTCGGGGTTGCCGTCTCCATTGACATCGACTCGCCGGGCATCAAAAGGACCTAAGCCGGTATAGGCAGTAGTTGAATCGCGCAGATTGCCAACTTGAGGGCCATCTACCGATTCAGGGTATTCAATCACGTACTGGCTGCCTCTCACTGCGGTTTTGTTTTCAGTGGTAACTGGGGTGGACTGGGGTAGTTCTACGGTTTCATAGGTGCCGCGTTCTACGATGGTCCGC is from Pseudanabaena sp. FACHB-2040 and encodes:
- a CDS encoding type II secretion system protein; the protein is MSNAKSAQLLQRLTARLLKADPTLPSGLPDKGLTLIECLVAIVMVSLVIGTVAPALVISTATRIQSQKTEQALKVAQAEIDRVRTIVERGTYETVELPQSTPVTTENKTAVRGSQYVIEYPESVDGPQVGNLRDSTTAYTGLGPFDARRVDVNGDGNPDLAVQVYRSPGRLRPGSNLPVNFVMGVRVYDIQAFEGGNTGNLPVEQSRAAMTAGEGDRRRQPLAVLYTSVAKGDVTNSYCDYFTYLGSTPSANFRCD